The stretch of DNA CATTACCAGGCTGTTCAAAGTGTAATTACACTCACAGCCCAAGGACGgattcatacacacacaaagggacagtgtactgtacttctTCCTACAGTTTTTAACAGTTTATGTCACAGAGAAGATAAACTCAACTCCCCAAGCAGAAATGAAGAAGAATACCTCATTGGTCACCTCGTTGCACAGCATATTAGACATGATATTCAGCATAGAAATGTAACAAAGGCCAGTCATTTCATAATTATGGATTATGAAAGTAAGCTCATATGGTTAGACAAGATAGTGTCCTAAAATGGTGATTGGAAATGCAGGTTCTAATCATTGTTTAAGCTTCCACTGTTTTTCAGGCTGCGTGCCGCTGTTTGAGATGCTATACACATTTCTCCCTAGCTGAAGGAATGCCAGAGAGCTGGAGAAACAGCCTGACCCGTGGCTCAGTGAAAACGCTGTTCTGCATCCATGCTGGAAGATGTCCTCACAGCAGGATGTCAATGGCCTTCTGCTATGTCTGTCCACTGCCCAGGAGCCAGACCAGATTTCAGCTTCCACCTAGCACTAGaattacttatttaaaaagatGACCCTCCCTTCTTTctaacaaattatttaattttcagggTAATATTACAAGACTCCAATACTGCTTCAAATAAGCTGTTCACTGGTAGAAAAAGGTGAAATTGCTTAGTGACTTGTTTTCTTAAGTGagagagaaataaaatgaatatctGTTTTATTAATTGTGTGTGGACCTTTATGAGAGACAAATGTGGAAGTGtcagaaaaaaagagatttcATCTCAAGTAGAGAGTTGTTCATCCATCCCTGCACTGACTAGAGGAAATCTGCAAATCCAACAGAGGTACAATAGGATTTGGCTTATTTAAATCAACAGCCATGCTCAGCCAGACTAATCTTTCCAAATGAACTGTGTTGTGAGGCAGACAGCTCATAAAGCGTTTTCCCTATGGGACAATCAGCCCCTGCACAACAAGAGCCAGGCTCTGGAGCCTATAACTATAAGTGAAGAGCAGGTGTCTTACAGAGATCATACTCTAGTGTGACAAGAAGAACGCATCAAAGTACATACTTTATATGCTTACACAGAAGCTTAATGAGACTGGAGCCCTCTTATCTCATCACTTCTAACTTAATCTGAATCCTAATGTGTTCAATCTGGATTTTGGTCCAAAACGTAATTGCTGTGTATGAGCATTGGTGCCACAAATGATATTGAGAATGCCATGGCAAAGCAACCCCTTTAATGTCAGTCTTTTTCTGATGTTTTGGTAAATTGACAGTTTCACCACCTGAATGTTCAGAAAAAACTTGCTTCAGTGCTTCAGTTtagtgaagcaaaaaaaaatgctagCTGAGGAGGCCTAATGTGATGGAAATGGGAAAACAACAATTTTGCTACACTGTAGCACGGCTTATCaacatccatcctttttctagTCCCGTTATCCAGTATAAAGTAGTGTCACAGGAGACCCAGAGCCTATCCAAGCAAGCAACAAGCgtaagacaggatacaccctggatgggacaccagtccattgcagggcacacacacagaccaaaacacacacacacactcacaccctggtcctttttcccagaatccaattaacctaccagagtACCTTTGGGtggtgagaggaaactggagcaccctgaGGAAACTCACGCAAACGTggggggaacatacaaactccatgtagatagcaccccaggtctggaattgaacccagcccTGGCCCCAGCACCGTTGTTCAACCCTCCTATCAACATAttccttcaatttctttaagCATCAGCAATTGATTTCAGTAGCTCTGgatcaggaagcacattttcTGGGCAGCCCTCCCATCTCTTCCGCCAGATCTGTGCATGCTTTCAAGTGACCTAATTCTAAAGTAAACTGCCCCGTTCGTCATAACCTTTTGATGTGAGGAAGCAAGTGATTTCCTATCTCTCGGGTGCTGTCTTGTGATTTTACTTCAATTCAAGCTGCAGCGCGGTATCGGTGGAAGTGACAGCGAAACACCTGATAAATACTGCAAATGTAACAAATACAAAGCTCTTGCTGGGTAATCTCCCCTCAGATTTACCGGACAGGtgttctgcaaaaaaaacaattcaattcaaaaacgGTGGCCCACTACCGCGACGCACACAAAAAGTAAAGTCATACAAATAATGAAGGAGATGTTAAAATAGCACAGAGAGCAGGCATTGGGGATAAGGCAGCTACTGAACTCGAAGTGACAAAGAAGCAGGAGACTCCCATGATCCCCAAAGTCTGAAAAGACATTTCTTATGCACTTGTTTCTAAAACTGAACACAAGACGGAAGTAGGTCAAAGAGTTAGATGATCCAGAAGCAGACAGGATCTAGTTGTGCTGTGGCCAGCAGATGGGTGGACCCTGCTTTTATTAAACCCTATCGGTATCTTTCATGGCGTCAGATGTGAAAGCAGCAAAAAAGGCGTAGACCCCATTTGCTAACACAACCTTAATGATAGGAAACATTCTCCCCATCCCACCCCTCTGTCAAATCAATCCTCGGAGAGTGAAAAGTCTGTCTGTCAGGTGGAATAGGAATAAAGGGTTAAAAGGCCCAAAAGCACATGTATTCCTAATTTTCGGAATTGCAAGTATCAATTGTTTGCagattttcctctttttttttctgacaccaAAGGATCTCTGGAAGCCAAGCCGAAGTTCCTGTGACTTTCAAACACCCTTATCATCCTTTAACAATCTGCACCTGTTCTTTTGGGGTAATTAGCCTCCATTAAGCCAAAGCACATAATTCCCAATGGAAATGTTGATATTTTCACCATCAAACACTtagagaaaaatggaaaagccaGAGCAATTCGACATTAACTCTTTACAGGGTGATGGATCTTTGAGTTTAAATGCAAGGCTCTTGCTAAACACCCAGCGCCTGAACCTAAAATATTTGCCCTGCATGACAGCTGTGTTAGAAGGTGTGAAAGGTTGATGTGGGGTCACGGACAAGGAGAAATCCCTTTGAAAGTGAAAGTCAGATCACCATGCATCGTGCTTTGACATCTGCTTTCTGGAATTCAGCCATATGGTGCTGGATTATAGCTGAAGATCTCCCAGGAGTGTACACCTAGTTCATAtgatatacattttgtttgtgagATCTAATCACTTTCATTTACTGACAGGAGATGTCATTACCTCGTGTCAGGCATGAAATGCTTGAGTTCTTAAACAATTCATAACAACTATATCAACTATTGCGTAAGCGACAAGCTtacataagaaaaagaaaaaaaatcaattatttaaCTGTCAGAAGCCCTTTGTAAGTTTTAGGTTTTCATTTCAATCATCATTTGGATGAAGTCCAAATCTAATGAGtttgtataattttaatatcaaattcTCCAGTTGCTACTCTTTTAGCAATGTTAATTTTGAAATAATGTGAACGGCCACACTCTCTATTGCATAAATATGATTTGGCATTGCACACAAAACCCTGCTTAAATTAACAAAGGAGATTAGAAACCATATCCAAGCCCCTGATTAAAATGTGTGATTGCATTTCTGATTGTATCACAGATACAGGCAATTGTCTAGATTAAAGCATTGTCCCTTCTTTTTGTCTGTGAACTTGTATGTTTATTTCACAGCAAAACTGTTGGAATCTCatttttgtctctttctgcTGATGAGGGTATTGAACAGTATGAAACAGCTGGGATACAGTTTGACAACgtgagaaattaaataaaatactgtcaaagATCTACTGTAAAAGTTATTAAAAACTTGGAAACCAGAATAATTACAAtggaattttcctttaaaatctgATAGATTGTCATTGGTTCCCTGCTGAAAAGTCTCCTAGCAACAAGGACCTTATGTCCTAACAAGTGCATCTTAGGCTGTACCAAAATGTTATGATATTATAGATTGGAGACTAGTTTATGTAGGTCAATGCTCATAAGTTGAATAAGTGGCATTATCTGGTGCCCAAAATTTGGGTATGTTTGCAATCACCTTTAACATATCAGCAAACCAATTCAATGACACATGATTTTTCCTTGAAATCTGCCTGCTGTGAAACAAATAaacctgtacagtacatcaacaacagcatCTCATCAAATGGCTTGTACCTAGTTTTCTGTGCCGGTTCTACAAAAGCTCAACATCTCCCCCTGTCAGGACTGCATGTAATAACAATTGTTAGTTCTCTCacattctatacagtatgtacagtaagtgtgtgaGGGCACACGATAAATAGCAAATCAAGTACAGTAACATTTGTCCAATTTAGTGACAAACAATGGCTCTTAATTCCACAAATGCTGTATGCTACTGTACTAGTTTTGCTCGATAAAATGCATTTATCCAAGATCTGATTCTGTGGCAACAGTTAAGTGCTGTAAACTGACAGTTATGTTGTGGATTCTTATGTCTTGATCTAACTATCATTGTCTGGTTTTAGGACATAATTTCCAAATAGTTTACCACTTCTTTCCACAGTCTTTGTGTGTGAACCAATGCCATTGATCTGTAATGGAACAGGCTGCaccctactgtacatgcagtggTACAGCTGCTCATCTGGAGGATCTCTCTAGGGTACGGACAAAGTGCCAAGCACACAGGTGCTGCTGGGAGTTAGGCAGCCTGTTGTCATGAAGTTGCACCTACGCCATGACGTTTAGTTATGGGAGCTccgaagaggggaaaaaaacatcaaccgCAGACtcgtgctttatttttttaaatttggaaaTCGATCAAATCCCTCGCGAACTTTCTTCTCTCTGAGTTCTTGTTTGGGTTTGTTTGTACATGTAAATGTAACGTGAGTAATGTGAATTCAGGATGGCGTAAAGGATTTAAAATGCTTGCCAGCTCTGAAATTCGCCACTTCTAATACATTCAATCCCACAGGTAatgtgtgtaacagtgtaatTCTCTCAAGAGCCGGTACAGTTTCATCTTTACTTGCCTTCATTTGTATTCAGAACTGCTCTGCTTCTAAAGGGAATTAGCTTGCTGCAGGAGGATTCGAGTGTTCAACAGAGCGAGAGAGCTCTCTTGTGGTGATCTCAGTTACTGCTTCTTACAGCATCTAGCATCTGCAGGTGCTGTGATCCAGAGTAATTTATCATTCCTATTCATACCCTGACATGAAATGCCTTGGGTGTGTCTATATATATGTAGTGAACTGATCTGGTTAAATGAAGAACACTGATTTCTGCTCCATGCTACAGGctatgtgatatacagtaatgtaaTAAACATGCATCATGATACAGGTGTTTTgcattctgtacactggtgttaacaTGACCGAGTGAATACAGATCTAGACTAATACTCTGAGTTCAATCTCAATCACAGTGTAGTCAGGACATTTTATAGCCTTTTAAAGTGCAACCTGTAATCAGCAGGTGTTCTGTAAATGccacatacatactgtaaatgcttaCACTAAACAATTACTTTGGTCTCTTGTATCTAAGATAAAATGTATCTAAAAGCTACCTGTATACATAGAAAATCATCAATGTTTCAGCTCAGTTCTCATTTCCTCAAACAAATATGAGACTGAATGTTTTAATGCAAGCTCAACAGATAAGGAGCAGGATGATCATTGGGTGGAAATGAAGAAACTTTCACAAAGTActctttttgtgaaaaaaattggGATTAGTGCTGTTTTTCAATTTTACTGGAATCTTTATACAAAGCCTTAAGCAGCACGGAAATGAAATGGCAGATCATAAATGCAATTGGATTTGACAAGTAGTAGCAAAACTGACATGCCTATCTATGAATGAAAATAAGCGAATTTCAGATTTAATGAAGTAAACTGTATAGTCCAGTGATGAGGACATTGAAAACATAATATCCAGACATGATTTCAACTCACTTAGAAAAGAACTGGAATAATTTTCACTATGTGGGTTTAATAAACTAAACAATCTGAgatcaaattgattttttttttactttgtttcatCAACAAAACATCATTTGACTTTAATTTCAATAAACAAAATTCTCAGACTTACTTTTACTGTTCATACATTAAAGTGTGTATGTGAGCTGAAGGGGAATTTTTGTCGCATTGCAATTTAAGTTGTCACAGAAATATTCAAACATTAAATAAGTTAACCTGTTActttttgtaaacatttaacCAGTGCATAAACCCAGAAGACCTTATAAAAGCTCCAGTTGTTTCATTTTAGAGTGACATGTGAACATGTGATGAACAGTTGAATAAACATTTTCTCCATGTTGTTGAACAAAACCctctgctgcttgaagaagATTGAGCTCATTTAAAGCCAAAAGATAATTCTTGGTCTGGATCTTCCTACCTTAAGAATACCACCCCTTTTCAttccaaaaatgaaaacacaaaacgATGACTGTGTACTCTATGATGTTTAACTGACTGTATTAGACAACATagaatcaaaaacaaaaatcatgaTTACATCATGTTAAGAAAACCCTCCTGCCCATTCGGAAACATTGTGGGAATATattatgtttccttttttttacatccacaTGTCCTGGAACCCTTGTCAAGATCGGAGAAACCATGCGTGCCAAAATACACCGGATATTTTGGCCAAAAACCTGGTTCTTTTTCTCAAGAAGCTCAAGCTTAGCCAAAAATAAGCAGTTCAGCTAGACAATGATCCAGAGTTTATGTTTTTACATCTGCATTTGTGATTCTAACTCAAGACAGCTCACTAGTGGAAACCAAATGATCTGAAGGACTTAATGCAATTATACAAAAAGTAATGTTCATAAATTTCCCGGCTGAACCGTGAGAGCACAGTACAGGAGGTGTCAGTGTAATCCCACCAGAGCaggatttacaaaatattaataatagggTTGTTCTGGAAATAAATATGACCCTCATGTTTTCTGgacttacagtacttattaCATAAAAAACTTTGCCCTGTGCAATGTtattaatattactgtataattgatttggaatatttaattaactttattaaGTCTGTAAATCTTTCAATTATTTGGTATTTGATCCTATTTCATCAGGGATATGAATACAATTGAAGGGCactaaatattatataatacatcacataatgttgttttgttttatcagGGTTTGTAAAGTTACAGTATAATAAGCCACTTGTTCCTTTTGTCTTAAAGTGTATTGtacattaaattacaaaacACCAGAACATGAAGCCTCCTTTTCTTAATGTATTTTCCCAACATAAATCACCTTTTTGGATAGGTTCCAGCTGTAATCTTTGATGGCCAGCCTGTTAAGAAAAGTATGCATTTTATGTCTTCTAATGCTTTCGATGATTAAAAATGCATGACTTGTCTAAACAAATATATCAAAACTTTGGCCTTAAGAAGTACAAGATGTCTTCTAGCTCACCTTTATGCTTGAAGAATTTGTATCTGTTATTTTACCAGTACTGAGCCTGGGTAAAATGTACTCAATTGTGATCGAATTCTCAGTTGCAATGACTAATAACTAATTCTTgcataattcctaatgcaataaatgTTAAAGGGTTAAAATAAGTGACGTTAAAGAGCACCCATTTAAGCATCAATACATTTGCTAGAGAGCAATCTAAGTGAAGGCTGTTGTTTGAGGGTAAAACAGACATGTCCCACCCAGAATTAACACCCACAACTCTCCAGTGTGGAGGCCAGAACCCTCACCCCTCATTCTTCCCCAGGGTGGAGCTCGGTTCGCATTGTTTTTAATGCATGTGCTGTCCCCTTTTCATTGCTATTGGGGAAAGTAGTGTGCTACACATGCTCATGCTTGCATGAGCActggcctgtttttttttttttttaaagcacgtGGGTCTATAAACAGCCCACAGCTGAATTGCAAGAGTGTCCTTCCTTCTCAGATTTCTCtccaaatatgaaaaaaaaatcttctggcAAGATAAGAGGTGCACTGTCCACCTCTTTCCCCAACTAGAAGCAGCTGCAATGTTACTGCTTTGCACTCAGCAGCTTATCTTTGGTAAAAGCCAGTGTAAACCTCTGCAAATGCAATGGAAAGCAAACTGGTTAAATGTTCTAATTCCAAATACATTAACTTCATTGCAGGAAACAAAAGTCCAGGTGGGTTTATGCACCTTTTATCTGTCTGTTTAATGTGTTGAAAAGACAATTTTACACCAAGTTGATAGACATGAAATTGCCAACAATAttcttgtttcatttaaataaagtttGTCATTTGAAGACTAGGACCAGTGTAAAGCACGTGTGTGAGCCACATGCTGCGAGTCCCATTAAAAGCAACTGCTGATGGAGCAAAGCAgagccatccattttccaaccctTTTTCTAAACCGGggctgcaggggagccagagcctatcctggcacacaatgggcacaaggcaaggACACAGGAGAAGCCATTACATCACTGGAATAtgcgaggaaacccacaagctCCACACCGATAGCACCTCAGAAACTGAACCCAGTGTTCCatcactgtgaggcagcaatgctaactactgtgccatCCCAAGTCGGGTCATTAAACACTAATCGAATAAGCAGCCCACCAGTTCAAGAATTCTACAATTTATTTTACtcaattaaggaaaaaaaacaccaccttAAAAATACCTCAATTACAAAAACAGCCACataaaattttttttaaatacaaactccacaaaggTTTGCCATCATCTGGACCTGCCGATGTTCCCCCTTGAAATAACACCTCAGCGTTGTGATGTGTCCAATGCTACAGTTAAGCCGAGGTTGTAGGATTGTCTTCATCCGGCCTTTGATAGTTCAACAGCAGTACACTCTGTGCAAGAGCCAAACATCTCCTGAGATGCATAGGTCATATACAGAAAGCCATCTTCATCTTTGTTATCCTTGTACACTTCGGCCATGGTGAGAGACATGCTGGCTAAGCTGCTGTTGTTGACAAGGAGGTAAAACGCTTGACTTGGCGTGAGAGACATCCGGTTTCTGAAACATGATCAGGTTAAGAtaggttttaacatttataaagaAGTCTTTTGTCCCTTTCTCAATTAACTTTTGCCAAATGTAGTTCCCCAAACACTGATGTTATGATTTCAGGATTTATACTGCACGTGTATGGGAGAAggcaaaaacattttcacagtaGTGGGGGGAGGTAACCCCCCCCAAGtgctttttcagaattgtattcaaGTCTGCTAAGACTTGAAAATCATTAGTTAACACCACTTCTGTAGATGAGGAAACCCGACCTACTGTGCAAATGTTTGCCTTTAACACAGCACGCAAGTTTTTGCAAGCAAGATTTTGAACTCAgttatatctgtttttttttaacaagctgGCTGGAGCTTGATGAACGCAAATCAGTCTCAACCCCAAGATATAACTCACCTAATTATCGTAATAAACTGGGTCATAGTAAGTTCTTGGGGGACCAAAAATTTTGTTTTATCCAGGGAAGGAAGATACTTCTCTCTGTGGTATCGCTCCACGATCACCTACGgaaagagggggaaaaaaaaaaacaactaagaaCAGTTGTCTCATTAACAAACTAAACAAGTATGCAAAAAGTTCAGAAAGAGTTCTCACAGGAATCTTAGTCGGGAATTTTAACCGAATCCCCGCAACTTCCTCCTTTCTGGTTGCTGGAACGAGAGACGCAGTAAAATCACCTtggaacacacacacaattgcaTCTAGGAAGACAGAGAACAGCATTATTCCCAATTAAAGGAGGGCTTACGTCGCATTGAAGAAGCGAACTCACCCAAGCTTTTCCTTTGCTTGAAGGGTTTGGCGTGTTGGCTTTTTTCCGAAGGAGGCATCTTGATAGGCGATTCCACTAACCTGAAATTGCCCTGCTTATCATAGCACTGGAATTGTAGGAGGTTAGCTAGCTGGCCGAATTTAAATGCCCTGTTCGCGCTGACGTCATTTCGCGGCGTGGCCGTGTAAATAGCCCATCGCTAATTGCATTGGCTGTCAGATGCTCGATCACGTAGTGAAAAAAACCGTAAGGAAGTTGGAGAAATATGGAAGAGTTCTTTTTGTGGTGGTAATCTGACACTCTTACTTTCCAGAAAAATGCAACAACatattgtttgcaaacttttaaatttaaagttacGAAATCTACAAGATAGATAAGGGGTAATGCACATTTGAACACTACAAACTGCATTTATTAGTCTTCCGTCAAAATCTGTTTCTGAGTTTAGTGGTAAATTCACTTCGAGTAGAATTTAAATGTCTTACAGTAACCTCTTTAGGCGTTCATCTAAATTGCAATTACTCCATCTTTAAAATAGAGTTTATATATTGAAGATCATACAGAGGAAATAAATCTAGGgatttgttttcattatgtGTTCAGATTCGCTCAGATAACAAAGTATTGTATGAGTTATGATAGTCTATTATGATAGTTATGATAAACCTATTTGTAGTAAATTCACTTCGAGTAGAATTTAAATGTCTTAGAGTAACCCAAGTTTATTCATTGAATCTTTtctgaaataatattaaacatagTTCTTGAACAGAGCCCACTTTTTGAGGTTTTAAGGAGAGGGAGTTTGAGTTTACAAGCAAACAGTTCTTGTTGAAGTACCGAGCTTAGAATACTTACCGATCCTGCATTTCAGCATTACCTGGATAGGTGTAACAAGACCAGTGTTGCAGctgaaaaaacaatttacaataGGTTTTAACAGAAGAGCCAAACGAAAATTACACTCCCTGTGATTTCAGTAAATTTTAATCACTATAAACCAGAAACAGCACCTTAAAATTGTCCTCAGAAGTCTCATGGTATTATAACAAAGCTGTGTAGACggcagaatttgttttttactactgtcattttaatttagatttaattttgaaacattattttagatgccagaaattcagaaacattaaaaattgtaacaatgataaaaagctGTTCAGCTAAACTGACTCATTTGGTTGCTAATCACTAAGTAATTCAATGGTCTCACTTAGCCAGGATATTAGCTTTGGCTTTTTTGacgacatggctgggtagcttcttACAAACTCCCATAACACATTGTACAAAAATTAGATCTTAATATCAGAACATTATTAGTGCATTAATTCTGAACATTAAGAATGGCATAACAATGGTCTGTGGAATTTAGGATTTGTAGGTTCATAGTGTACATTCTCATGAGGAAAGAAACAGAAAGTTCAGTGGGATATAGTTTGCCAGTATGATTACTGTGAGCTGAAAGACTCGGTTATTTGTTTTCTCTCCTCAACAGGAAGGTCTTACAGAATGCCGCACTGACTTCTGTATTAAACACTTATATCTATAGATAGTCCATTTCTGGagtgattttcatttcattttcataatttaCTGAAGGACTGCCTTAAACATGTGCTCTGTGGTCCCAAATGAGTTTCTTCCTATCAGAGTTCAGTATTTACAGTCTCAGGGCCAtccttaaattaaattcaaagagTATGAAAGAATTTCACCCAATAGGGGAgagtatacattttttaaaggttgTCTTTTATTACTGGTGTGTGTTTAGGATGGTATGTGAAGATGTGTTGGGTGGATGTTGTTTATTATTGGCTCAATGTTGCATATTTGTATGGATGTCTTTTAATTGTATGGGCTCACTATACCAAATTCCATGCAACTAGTTCTTATGACAGCCAAGTATTGAAAAACATGCAACAATATTCCATAAATGGTGGAATGGTGGTCCATGAAACCaatattttttaacatcttTGTCTATATAAAGCATAAAGGCCAGAGCACACAGGTCTTTGCAgtcaaatgtgatttttttattgacaTGGTAGACCTTGTTTATAAACCTAAAAGCAGAGATATATGTATGGAAATCTTTCTTCAATAAAATGTTAGGCATGAAATGAGTTTTGGAAAAGTCAAGAAATTTCAGGTGTTCCCTGTGACCTACTGCAGCTGTTGTAAACCACTTTGCAGAGGAGTAGGAAATGCCAGCTCTGCTAGTAATATGTCCCCTAGTCACCCAGGAATGGGGAGATAACAATGCAGGCTTAACTAAGAACAAAGCAAACAATGTAACCCAGAGGAGTTACAGACTTGGTGGAGAGGGGAATGTGTAGAATCCAATGACTTACTGAGCTTAATTAAGGACATTTTTCTATTGGtgggtaaaatattttaataaagttcattctcagatttttctttttttttgtaatctttGTTTGTGTAACCCACCACCTTTTAACTGGGGTACACATTTTGGCATTGCTTTGGTTACGTATATTTAAGATTGGTATTTGGTAACTCACAGTCTTACAGTTTCTTTATGTGCTTGCTGAACTTTGAACCTGCGCCAGTTAGCCAAATCTCCACTGCCATAGTATACGTTGGCCTGTAATGTTTGAGGGCTGTTATCCAGGGTAATGCACCTAATCATTGTGATTTTCATCATTGTGATTTTCCTTGCATGGCATGTGCAAAGGTTACTGCAGTCACTTACTTCCAGTACTGAGCCTGTGATCTGCTTTTGTCTAAAGTTTCCATAAGACGCttcaaaaaactttaaaaagggCAGCCAGATTGAAACAAAATCTGTGAAGAGACATGACAGGACATGAAAATAACACACTAAAGTGCCCATCTTAGCTCAAGGCACATTAAATACCTACAGTGGTTCACCTGGTGATATAATTAAATCTGACAGTTTGAAATTCTAATGGTGGTTTTGGGAGGATGGACACATAGCAATATCGGGACACTAGCTCATGTACAGAAATGTCTTCGCTCTGTGTCTGAACAATAGGATGAGACAGTGTTCCAGTTAATTAGGGCAGTATTATTGTTTCTAATTAACAATTATGAGTCAACATTATTCTTACCCTTGAACTTTAACATGTTCTCCTAGTTCTTCAGAGGATTTTTTCAGAGCCAATAGTTTTCCCTGCATTGCAGTGGGTTTAAGTGCTCTTGCCTTCAATTAGAAGCTCCCAGGCAGATACGAAGCCTAAGCATCTGTGTACTAACATACCTTTCAGTACATGTAGAAAGTGTTTATCGGTCCCTGGACTTCACTATAGTTTTAAAGAACActtatgtatatataaaattgAAATCCCCCCAGATCTTACACATAGAATTGATTGTGTTTTCATTGCTAAACAAAACTCCTTCttaaatataatacatattatCACACAAAAGTCAGATTGAAATATTCCATTCACAATGGATGTACTGTTAGTAGCTGAAAGATGAGGACTACTGTAGCTGTTTAGTATTTGgaactttaaaattatttttgacaaGGCTGTTAAATGAGctcttaaaaaactttttttcctgtgcttGCATGTATTCTGATcttgtctatatacagtagtatctaCTTTTGCAGACTGTACATTTTATGGCCTATTTGCACCACAACAATGTTGTGACAACTGAAGTGTGACCtagagaactgaaaaaaaatttctttgCTGACTTAATTGGCTCTAGTAtgcatcattttaaaatatatgactAATTTCTCTGTTTGAGAGGATAATAGAG from Lepisosteus oculatus isolate fLepOcu1 chromosome 17, fLepOcu1.hap2, whole genome shotgun sequence encodes:
- the map1lc3c gene encoding microtubule-associated proteins 1A/1B light chain 3C isoform X2; this translates as MPPSEKSQHAKPFKQRKSLATRKEEVAGIRLKFPTKIPVIVERYHREKYLPSLDKTKFLVPQELTMTQFITIIRNRMSLTPSQAFYLLVNNSSLASMSLTMAEVYKDNKDEDGFLYMTYASQEMFGSCTECTAVELSKAG
- the map1lc3c gene encoding microtubule-associated proteins 1A/1B light chain 3C isoform X1, producing MPPSEKSQHAKPFKQRKSLGEFASSMRPTRKEEVAGIRLKFPTKIPVIVERYHREKYLPSLDKTKFLVPQELTMTQFITIIRNRMSLTPSQAFYLLVNNSSLASMSLTMAEVYKDNKDEDGFLYMTYASQEMFGSCTECTAVELSKAG